The Marinobacter subterrani genome has a segment encoding these proteins:
- a CDS encoding extracellular solute-binding protein, with the protein MTRIRKASALTSVFSALALLAIAASCPVSAAESLEPMHGIAMHGEPKYPAGFSHFDYVNPDAPKGGSLKMAVVANGFDSFNPFDIRGIAAAGISEYLYDTLLAPSDDEPFSAYGLIAESLETPDDRSYVVFNLREQARFHDGEPITAEDVKFSFETLTTKGHPFFRNYYSDVSKVTVEGPRRIRFDFNETSNRELPLILGQMPILPAHYWKDREFGENGLTPPLGSGPYRIGSFEAGRSITYDRVKDYWAQDLGVRKGRFNFDKITYDYYTDDTVALQAFKAGNFDFRLESSAKNWATAYTGEKFQNGTIIKEAIEHHRPTGMQGFAYNTRREVFADPMVREALAYAFDFQWANKNLFYGQYTRTDSYFENSELASSGLPQGRELEILEPFRNKLDKDVFTETYVPPSTEGEYGLRENLRTALELLRKAGYEIRDGQMVHKETGRPLAFEILLFQQSFERVVLPFKNNLARLGIDVSVRLVDSNQYVQRLREFDYDMITQVIPQSDSPGNEQRGYWHSSNADAKGSRNYMGVSDPVVDALVEMVIQAPDREELVYRTRALDRVLLNGHYVIPQWHLTKDRVAYWNFLQRPAETPKNGIDLNNWWAKP; encoded by the coding sequence ATGACAAGAATACGGAAAGCCTCTGCCCTTACGTCTGTCTTTTCTGCACTGGCACTTTTGGCCATAGCGGCTTCCTGTCCGGTTTCCGCGGCGGAATCTCTGGAACCGATGCATGGCATTGCCATGCACGGGGAGCCGAAATACCCGGCCGGATTCAGCCACTTTGACTACGTCAATCCGGATGCACCCAAGGGCGGCAGCCTGAAAATGGCGGTGGTCGCGAACGGTTTCGATTCCTTCAACCCCTTCGACATCCGTGGCATTGCCGCGGCCGGAATCAGTGAATACCTTTACGACACCTTGCTTGCGCCGTCGGATGACGAACCGTTTTCGGCCTATGGTCTGATCGCAGAATCCCTGGAGACTCCCGACGACCGCAGCTATGTGGTGTTCAACCTCAGGGAGCAAGCCCGTTTTCACGATGGTGAACCGATTACCGCCGAAGACGTAAAGTTTTCCTTCGAGACCCTGACCACCAAGGGGCATCCCTTTTTCCGGAATTACTACTCGGACGTCAGCAAAGTAACCGTTGAAGGCCCGCGCCGGATTCGCTTCGATTTCAATGAAACCAGTAACCGCGAACTACCGTTGATACTGGGGCAGATGCCGATCCTGCCCGCGCACTACTGGAAAGACCGGGAATTCGGAGAAAACGGCCTGACCCCGCCGCTGGGCAGCGGCCCCTACCGCATTGGAAGCTTTGAGGCGGGCCGTTCCATTACCTATGACCGGGTCAAGGATTACTGGGCACAGGATCTGGGAGTCCGCAAGGGCCGGTTCAATTTCGACAAGATAACCTACGACTATTACACCGACGACACTGTTGCCCTGCAGGCCTTCAAGGCGGGTAATTTTGACTTCCGCCTGGAGTCATCCGCCAAGAACTGGGCGACTGCATACACTGGCGAGAAGTTCCAGAACGGCACGATTATAAAAGAGGCGATCGAACACCACCGCCCCACCGGCATGCAGGGTTTCGCTTACAACACCCGCCGGGAAGTATTTGCCGACCCGATGGTCCGTGAAGCCCTGGCCTATGCATTCGATTTTCAATGGGCCAACAAGAACCTGTTTTACGGCCAGTACACCCGTACCGACAGCTACTTTGAAAATAGCGAACTGGCGTCCTCCGGTCTGCCGCAAGGCCGTGAACTGGAAATACTGGAGCCGTTCCGCAACAAGCTCGATAAGGATGTCTTCACCGAAACGTATGTACCGCCATCAACAGAAGGCGAGTATGGTTTGCGCGAGAACCTGAGAACCGCCCTGGAATTGCTGAGAAAAGCAGGGTATGAGATTCGCGACGGCCAAATGGTACACAAAGAGACCGGCCGGCCTCTGGCCTTCGAAATCCTGCTATTCCAGCAGAGCTTTGAGCGGGTGGTTCTGCCTTTCAAGAACAACCTGGCCCGGCTCGGTATTGACGTGTCCGTTCGTCTGGTGGACAGCAACCAGTATGTGCAGCGGCTGCGGGAGTTCGACTACGACATGATCACCCAGGTGATTCCCCAGTCCGATTCACCGGGCAATGAACAGCGAGGCTACTGGCACTCGTCAAACGCGGATGCCAAAGGCTCGCGCAATTACATGGGCGTCAGCGACCCCGTTGTCGACGCACTGGTCGAGATGGTCATCCAGGCCCCGGACCGTGAAGAACTGGTGTACCGGACAAGAGCCCTTGACCGCGTTCTGCTTAATGGCCACTACGTGATCCCCCAATGGCATCTGACCAAGGATCGCGTGGCCTACTGGAACTTCCTTCAGCGTCCTGCAGAGACTCCAAAAAACGGCATAGACCTCAACAACTGGTGGGCAAAGCCCTGA
- a CDS encoding microcin C ABC transporter permease YejB, which translates to MGIYILRRLALIIPTLIGIMLLNFVIVQAAPGGPIEQLIAEMEGHGGSALSRASGGGTEGEVASSSGDTRGSRGIPEELLKELEVMYGFDKPAHERFLKMLGDYATFNFGDSFFREQSVIDLILDKMPVSISLGLWSTLIIYFISIPLGIRKAVSDGSRFDVWTSSAIVVGYAIPGFLFAILLIVLFAGGSYFDWFPLRGLTSSNFEELTWYQKVGDYFWHLALPVTANVIGGFATLTLLTKNSFLDEIGKQYVVTARAKGLSDKEVLYGHVFRNAMLIVIASLPGVLVALFFTGSLLIEVIFSLDGLGLLGFEAALNRDYPVIFGTLYIFTLMGLILKLVSDITYVLVDPRIDFESREGA; encoded by the coding sequence ATGGGCATCTATATACTCCGGCGTTTGGCGCTGATCATCCCCACGCTGATCGGCATCATGCTGCTCAATTTTGTGATCGTACAGGCCGCACCGGGCGGACCGATTGAGCAGCTCATTGCCGAAATGGAAGGCCATGGCGGAAGTGCCCTGTCCAGGGCATCAGGCGGCGGCACCGAAGGCGAGGTTGCCAGCTCGTCCGGTGACACCCGGGGGTCCCGGGGCATTCCCGAAGAGCTTCTGAAAGAACTGGAAGTGATGTACGGCTTCGACAAGCCAGCCCACGAACGGTTTCTCAAGATGCTCGGAGACTACGCCACGTTCAACTTCGGCGATTCCTTTTTCCGCGAACAGAGTGTTATCGATCTGATCCTGGACAAAATGCCCGTCTCCATCTCGCTCGGGCTCTGGTCGACCCTGATCATTTATTTTATTTCCATTCCTCTGGGTATCCGAAAAGCGGTCAGCGACGGCTCCCGGTTTGATGTCTGGACCAGCTCTGCCATCGTAGTGGGCTACGCCATACCGGGCTTCCTGTTTGCGATCCTGCTGATTGTCCTGTTTGCCGGGGGCAGTTATTTTGACTGGTTCCCGCTGAGGGGGCTTACCTCCTCGAACTTCGAAGAGCTGACCTGGTACCAGAAGGTCGGCGATTACTTCTGGCACCTCGCCCTGCCGGTAACCGCCAACGTAATAGGCGGTTTCGCCACGCTGACCCTGCTCACCAAAAATTCCTTCCTGGATGAGATCGGAAAACAGTACGTGGTAACCGCCAGAGCCAAGGGTTTGAGTGACAAAGAGGTACTCTACGGCCACGTATTCCGGAACGCGATGCTGATTGTCATCGCCAGCCTGCCTGGCGTTCTGGTTGCCCTGTTCTTCACGGGCTCACTCCTGATTGAAGTGATCTTTTCCCTCGACGGACTGGGGCTTCTGGGCTTTGAAGCTGCCCTGAACCGGGATTACCCGGTCATCTTTGGCACACTGTACATCTTCACCCTGATGGGGCTGATCCTGAAACTGGTCAGCGACATCACCTATGTGCTGGTGGACCCGCGTATCGATTTCGAAAGCCGGGAGGGCGCGTGA
- a CDS encoding ABC transporter permease, translated as MSFRALTPIQQRRLRNFRKNRRGFWSLWIFLALFGLSLMAEVIANDSPLIVSYQGELYFPVVESVPEVTFGGFLPTETNYRDPFIEQQIKENGWILWPPIPFSYNTINYDLEVPSPAPPSAVNWLGTDDQGRDVAARVIYGFRISVLFGLTLTFASCIVGVVVGAIQGYYGGKVDLIGQRFIEIWSGLPVLYLLIILSSIVQPNFWWLLGIMLLFSWMGLVDVVRAEFLRARNFEYVKAARALGLDNRKIMFRHILPNAMVATLTFLPFILTGAITGLTSLDFLGFGLPSGSPSLGELIAQGKANLHAPWLGISAFVSLSLMLTLLVFVGEAVRDAFDPRKS; from the coding sequence GTGAGCTTCAGGGCCCTGACACCCATCCAGCAAAGGCGTCTCAGAAACTTCAGGAAAAATCGCCGGGGCTTCTGGTCACTCTGGATTTTTCTCGCACTCTTCGGCCTGTCCCTGATGGCCGAGGTGATCGCCAACGATTCCCCCCTGATTGTCTCTTACCAGGGGGAACTGTATTTTCCGGTGGTCGAATCGGTGCCCGAGGTAACCTTCGGAGGCTTTCTGCCCACCGAAACCAACTACCGGGATCCGTTCATCGAACAACAGATCAAGGAAAACGGCTGGATACTATGGCCACCCATCCCATTCAGCTACAACACCATCAATTACGACCTGGAGGTCCCCTCGCCGGCTCCGCCCAGCGCGGTGAACTGGCTGGGAACCGACGACCAGGGCAGGGATGTCGCGGCCCGGGTAATCTATGGCTTCCGGATTTCCGTACTCTTTGGCCTTACCCTGACCTTCGCCAGTTGCATTGTCGGCGTGGTTGTCGGCGCCATCCAGGGCTATTACGGCGGCAAGGTCGACCTGATAGGCCAGCGCTTTATCGAAATCTGGTCCGGCCTTCCGGTTCTTTATCTGCTGATCATTCTTTCCAGTATTGTGCAGCCGAATTTCTGGTGGCTGCTGGGGATCATGCTGCTGTTCAGCTGGATGGGACTGGTGGATGTGGTGCGAGCGGAATTCCTGCGGGCCCGTAATTTCGAGTACGTCAAGGCGGCCAGGGCCCTTGGCCTGGACAATCGCAAGATCATGTTCCGGCATATCCTGCCCAATGCCATGGTGGCCACCCTGACCTTTTTGCCATTCATCCTCACCGGCGCCATTACCGGATTGACCTCCCTCGATTTCCTGGGTTTTGGCCTTCCCTCAGGCTCCCCCTCCCTCGGCGAGCTGATCGCCCAGGGCAAGGCCAATCTCCATGCACCCTGGCTCGGCATTTCCGCATTCGTGTCCCTGTCGCTGATGCTCACCCTGCTGGTGTTCGTCGGCGAAGCTGTCCGCGATGCCTTTGATCCGAGGAAGAGCTGA
- a CDS encoding ABC transporter ATP-binding protein: MTQLLQISDLSIRFDQGPVAVDSLSMAVREGETLALVGESGSGKSISALSILRLLDKRHVSYPEGQILYRGENLLTASEKRIRQIRGREIGMIFQEPMTSLNPLHKVEKQIGETLELHKGMRGPQARARSLELLELVGIQNPESKLGAYPHQLSGGQKQRVMIAMALANEPDLLIADEPTTALDVTVQQQVLELLRDLQKKLGMAVLLITHDLTIVRRYADRVVVMEHGKLVEEADTSTLFSEPRHPYTKKLLDAEPPEAPLALGHNAEVLLTVDQLDVRFPIRRNLFGKVKESFHAVQNAGFELNRGETLGIVGESGSGKTTIGHALLKLTASTGSIRLAGEELAFLDQKAFRPWRRRVQIVFQDPFGSLSPRMSVAEIVREGLEIHDRENASEHDQKVIRALTDVGLDPEARHRYPHEFSGGQRQRIAIARALVLQPDLIILDEPTSALDRTVQKQVIELLRDIQARYGLSYIFISHDLAVVRALSHKLLVLQHGRIVEYGNAADIFRSPGADYTRQLLDAAFFYQKTTTTI, translated from the coding sequence ATGACCCAACTGCTCCAGATTTCCGATCTTTCCATCCGGTTCGACCAGGGGCCAGTGGCGGTCGATTCGCTGTCGATGGCCGTTCGCGAGGGCGAGACTCTGGCGCTGGTGGGTGAAAGCGGGTCCGGTAAGTCCATCTCGGCGCTCTCGATACTCAGGCTACTCGACAAGCGGCACGTCAGCTATCCGGAAGGGCAAATCCTCTACCGGGGAGAGAACCTGCTCACCGCCAGCGAAAAACGGATTCGCCAGATCCGCGGGCGCGAAATAGGCATGATCTTCCAGGAGCCAATGACCTCCCTCAATCCGCTGCACAAGGTAGAGAAGCAGATCGGCGAGACCCTCGAGCTCCACAAGGGGATGCGCGGGCCACAGGCCCGGGCGCGCTCTCTGGAGCTGCTCGAACTGGTTGGCATCCAGAACCCGGAAAGCAAGCTAGGGGCCTATCCGCACCAGTTATCCGGAGGCCAGAAACAACGGGTAATGATCGCCATGGCACTGGCCAATGAGCCAGACCTGCTGATTGCCGATGAGCCGACCACCGCTCTGGACGTTACCGTCCAGCAGCAGGTTCTGGAATTGCTCCGGGATTTACAGAAAAAGCTGGGCATGGCCGTTCTGCTGATCACCCACGATCTGACCATTGTGCGTCGCTATGCGGATCGTGTCGTGGTCATGGAGCATGGCAAGCTGGTGGAGGAGGCAGACACGTCAACGCTGTTTTCAGAACCCCGGCATCCCTACACGAAAAAACTGCTGGACGCCGAGCCCCCGGAAGCGCCCCTGGCTCTTGGCCACAATGCCGAGGTTCTGCTGACCGTCGATCAGTTGGATGTCCGCTTTCCGATCCGGCGTAACCTGTTTGGCAAGGTGAAGGAATCCTTCCATGCAGTCCAGAATGCCGGTTTTGAACTGAACCGCGGAGAAACCCTCGGTATTGTTGGCGAAAGCGGCAGCGGCAAGACTACCATTGGCCATGCCCTGCTCAAACTGACAGCCAGTACCGGCAGTATCCGCCTGGCAGGAGAAGAACTGGCGTTTCTTGACCAGAAGGCATTCCGGCCCTGGCGCCGCCGGGTTCAGATTGTGTTCCAGGATCCGTTCGGCAGCCTCAGCCCGAGAATGTCGGTTGCCGAAATTGTCCGCGAGGGCCTGGAAATTCATGACCGGGAAAACGCCAGCGAACATGATCAGAAAGTGATCCGGGCGCTCACCGATGTTGGCCTGGACCCGGAGGCACGGCATCGCTACCCCCATGAATTCTCCGGAGGCCAGCGCCAGCGCATCGCTATCGCCCGGGCACTGGTGCTGCAACCGGACCTGATCATCCTCGACGAGCCAACGTCGGCGCTTGATCGCACCGTCCAGAAGCAGGTGATTGAACTGCTGAGGGATATCCAGGCCCGTTATGGTCTAAGCTATATCTTTATCAGTCACGATCTGGCCGTTGTAAGAGCCCTCAGCCATAAGCTACTGGTGCTGCAGCATGGCCGGATTGTAGAGTACGGAAACGCGGCCGACATATTCCGTTCACCAGGGGCGGACTATACTCGCCAACTGCTGGATGCCGCATTCTTTTACCAGAAGACAACTACGACTATTTGA
- a CDS encoding enoyl-ACP reductase FabI, which translates to MGILSGKKALIVGVASKLSIAYGIAEAFAREGAELAFTYQNEKLQPRVEKFAEQWGSKLTFPCDVASDEEIENVFKELGKHWDNIDIIVHAVGYAPGHELDGNYVDVTTRDGFRIAHDISSYSFVALAKGARGMMHEGSSLLTLSYLGAEKVLQNYNVMGLAKASLEANVRYMAASLGRDGIRVNGISAGPIKTLAASGIKSFRKMLAENARRAPLRRNVTIDEVGNAAAFLGSDMASGITGEIMYVDAGFNITGMGELEE; encoded by the coding sequence ATGGGAATCCTCAGTGGCAAGAAAGCACTGATCGTTGGCGTAGCCAGCAAACTGTCCATCGCGTACGGCATCGCCGAGGCATTCGCCCGGGAAGGCGCCGAACTGGCATTCACCTACCAGAACGAAAAGTTGCAGCCGCGGGTTGAGAAATTCGCCGAGCAATGGGGCAGCAAGCTGACCTTCCCTTGCGATGTCGCCAGCGATGAAGAAATCGAAAACGTCTTCAAGGAACTGGGCAAGCACTGGGACAACATCGACATCATTGTTCACGCCGTCGGCTATGCTCCGGGCCACGAGCTTGATGGCAACTACGTTGACGTCACGACCCGCGATGGCTTCCGCATCGCCCATGACATCAGCTCCTACAGCTTTGTTGCCCTGGCCAAGGGCGCCCGCGGCATGATGCATGAGGGCAGCTCGCTCCTGACCCTGAGCTATCTGGGCGCGGAAAAGGTTCTGCAGAACTACAACGTGATGGGGCTGGCAAAGGCATCGCTTGAGGCGAACGTTCGCTACATGGCTGCCAGCCTGGGCCGTGATGGCATCCGGGTAAATGGCATTTCCGCGGGCCCGATCAAGACCCTGGCAGCATCCGGCATCAAGAGCTTCCGCAAGATGCTTGCCGAGAATGCCAGACGCGCACCGCTGCGCCGCAACGTAACCATCGATGAAGTCGGTAACGCCGCGGCGTTCCTGGGTTCGGATATGGCCAGCGGCATTACCGGTGAGATCATGTACGTAGACGCCGGCTTCAACATCACCGGCATGGGTGAGCTGGAAGAATAA
- a CDS encoding PilZ domain-containing protein: MTDKEYSFGTQNEPHIDRDNRSDYRLTARAQAILELESGLPGVAEDTGSSGQELVCQIRDISAGGLCLFSAEPVSLDALLPAMVFLGNHSQPFRLMVDVVWCRPQDNAFLVGVRIIESDETAYVEWVEAVAAAMAEG; this comes from the coding sequence ATGACCGACAAAGAATATAGCTTCGGAACGCAGAACGAACCTCATATTGACCGGGACAATCGGTCAGACTACCGGCTGACCGCCCGGGCACAGGCCATTCTTGAGCTTGAGTCCGGGCTTCCGGGGGTGGCTGAAGATACCGGGTCGTCCGGCCAGGAACTGGTGTGTCAAATCCGGGATATTTCAGCCGGTGGACTGTGCCTGTTCTCTGCCGAGCCGGTTTCCCTGGATGCCCTGTTACCGGCGATGGTGTTTCTCGGCAATCACAGCCAGCCGTTCCGGCTGATGGTGGATGTGGTCTGGTGTCGGCCCCAGGACAATGCCTTTCTGGTCGGGGTGCGCATTATCGAGTCTGACGAAACTGCCTATGTCGAGTGGGTTGAGGCGGTTGCGGCTGCCATGGCGGAGGGTTGA
- a CDS encoding DUF1631 family protein, with translation MSQNRQRPQDVPSRGAVLDKIDDVLAGIRVPDLPYPAGKLSPEAVSDWGPLLLSCWSEQRDERVTHVIRSVHLEWSARQVNAAYVADRIMDIFLKTSGLHPDLARRIARLRFYFAWRMNLVGKKAFSQTLLAWLDSLQEWRGWSDSGGRAGKVLLDQLDALVIAVAACFESGSPESLEDFCRQWQEDATKRHAQTARLRQRLLETEQGAARQRQADQVSRALIGRALTGRRVPAPIIRFILDYWQGLLKQAVWDAGQEGENFRHGSKLLEWLIWIGDPSLSDKDRNRLYHVGEQIGDRILDVWGRVHDTPLPPNALAGIEAVMVSRLRGEVPELVEALPAAGGFQWDSRWLGFEAPPREEFEPFEGQWFVEGQASGEQRRLFYAFLSESAEILWSNGAGVKLGLQPWTDFRQAMETQQVRPLPPLTSFGTVLGETVELLARVCAKQRRQREQAAEAARLRAEQLRREKAAAEAHRRELAVAREAELLRQQQLLEEQRLADEKAEQARILNEKILLAEKQVSGIKLGGWIVVQADDASGDPARLKLAVRINASRKLVFVDRLGLNRREFIEDELVQGIVEGWVRVLGSSAEFDDTLSRVVGRIRVGRN, from the coding sequence ATGTCACAAAACAGGCAGAGACCGCAGGATGTGCCCTCCCGGGGCGCGGTTCTGGACAAAATTGACGATGTCCTGGCCGGTATCCGGGTTCCTGACCTGCCATACCCTGCAGGCAAGCTATCACCGGAGGCTGTGAGCGACTGGGGGCCCCTGCTGCTGTCCTGCTGGTCGGAACAACGGGATGAGCGGGTCACCCACGTTATCCGTTCTGTGCACCTCGAATGGTCGGCCCGCCAGGTCAATGCCGCCTATGTTGCCGATCGCATCATGGATATATTCCTGAAAACCAGCGGTTTGCATCCGGATCTTGCGCGCAGGATTGCCCGGTTGCGGTTTTACTTTGCCTGGCGGATGAATCTGGTGGGCAAAAAGGCGTTCAGTCAAACCCTGCTGGCCTGGCTGGACAGCTTGCAGGAGTGGCGGGGCTGGAGTGATTCCGGCGGGCGTGCAGGAAAGGTACTGCTGGACCAGCTTGATGCGCTTGTTATTGCCGTCGCGGCCTGTTTTGAGTCTGGCAGCCCGGAATCGCTGGAGGACTTCTGCCGGCAGTGGCAGGAGGACGCCACTAAACGACACGCCCAGACGGCCAGGCTCCGGCAGCGTTTGCTGGAGACCGAGCAGGGAGCCGCCAGGCAGCGCCAGGCTGATCAGGTCTCAAGGGCACTGATCGGGCGTGCGCTGACAGGGCGTCGGGTCCCTGCGCCCATTATCAGATTCATCCTGGACTACTGGCAGGGCCTTCTGAAACAGGCAGTCTGGGACGCCGGGCAGGAGGGCGAAAACTTCCGCCACGGCAGCAAACTTCTTGAGTGGTTGATCTGGATTGGCGACCCTTCGCTCTCGGACAAGGACCGGAACCGGCTCTATCACGTCGGTGAGCAAATCGGAGACCGGATTCTCGACGTCTGGGGCAGGGTGCATGACACGCCCCTGCCGCCCAATGCGCTGGCTGGCATTGAAGCGGTTATGGTATCCCGACTTCGGGGAGAGGTGCCCGAGCTGGTGGAGGCGCTACCGGCGGCCGGCGGCTTTCAGTGGGATTCACGATGGCTGGGGTTCGAGGCACCGCCGAGGGAAGAATTTGAACCTTTTGAGGGCCAGTGGTTTGTCGAGGGCCAGGCCTCGGGCGAGCAACGCCGCCTGTTCTATGCCTTTCTGAGTGAATCGGCCGAGATTCTCTGGTCCAATGGTGCCGGCGTGAAACTGGGGCTGCAACCCTGGACCGACTTCCGGCAGGCGATGGAAACCCAGCAAGTGCGGCCACTGCCGCCCCTGACATCGTTTGGCACGGTGCTTGGTGAGACGGTGGAATTGCTGGCCCGAGTGTGTGCCAAGCAACGCCGGCAAAGGGAGCAGGCTGCCGAAGCCGCCAGGTTGCGTGCCGAGCAGCTCCGGCGGGAGAAAGCAGCGGCTGAGGCGCACCGCCGCGAACTGGCGGTCGCCCGTGAAGCGGAGTTGTTGCGCCAACAGCAGCTCCTGGAAGAACAGCGACTTGCGGATGAGAAGGCCGAGCAGGCGCGGATCCTGAACGAAAAAATCCTGTTGGCGGAGAAACAGGTGTCCGGCATCAAGCTCGGTGGCTGGATTGTCGTGCAGGCAGACGATGCTTCAGGGGACCCGGCAAGGCTGAAACTTGCGGTGCGAATCAATGCCTCCCGAAAACTGGTGTTTGTAGACCGCCTGGGTCTGAACCGGCGGGAGTTCATTGAAGATGAGCTGGTGCAGGGTATCGTTGAGGGGTGGGTCCGGGTTCTTGGCAGCTCCGCGGAATTTGACGACACCCTCAGCAGGGTTGTTGGCCGTATCCGGGTAGGCCGAAATTGA
- a CDS encoding 3-deoxy-7-phosphoheptulonate synthase, whose amino-acid sequence MSGNKLENLNVASQETLITPEALKKELPLSEKAAETVARGRQAIYDIMDGKDHRLFVVVGPCSIHDVDAARDYATRLKKLSDEVSDTLLIVMRVYFEKPRTTVGWKGLINDPHLNDTFDIEQGLHIGRRLLIDINELGLPAATEALDPISPQYLQDTIAWSAIGARTTESQTHREMSSGLSMAIGFKNGTDGNLDVAVNAMKSVSHPHSFLGIDQQGKGAIIRTKGNNYGHVVLRGGGGKPNYDSVSVALCEQALDKAGLRKSVMVDCSHANSSKDPAIQPLVMQDVTHQILEGNTCIQSLMVESNINWGNQSIPENLADLKYGVSVTDACIDWPTTEKAIRDMREKLKDVLPKRKVG is encoded by the coding sequence ATGTCGGGCAACAAGCTAGAGAATCTGAATGTGGCGAGCCAGGAAACACTGATCACTCCTGAAGCGCTGAAAAAGGAGCTGCCACTTTCGGAAAAGGCCGCCGAAACCGTCGCCAGAGGGCGCCAGGCTATCTATGACATCATGGACGGCAAGGATCACCGGCTCTTTGTGGTCGTTGGCCCCTGCTCCATCCACGACGTCGACGCCGCCCGGGACTATGCCACGAGACTGAAAAAGCTGTCGGATGAAGTCAGTGACACCCTGCTGATCGTCATGCGCGTCTATTTTGAGAAGCCCCGCACCACTGTTGGCTGGAAAGGTCTGATCAACGATCCGCACCTGAACGACACCTTCGATATCGAGCAGGGCCTTCATATCGGGCGTCGGCTACTGATCGACATCAACGAGCTTGGCCTGCCGGCTGCCACCGAGGCACTGGACCCGATTTCACCCCAGTACCTGCAAGACACCATTGCATGGTCTGCGATCGGCGCGCGCACGACCGAATCCCAGACCCACCGGGAAATGAGCAGCGGCCTCTCCATGGCGATCGGCTTCAAGAACGGCACGGATGGCAACCTGGATGTCGCGGTAAATGCCATGAAGTCCGTTTCTCACCCGCACAGCTTCCTGGGCATTGACCAGCAGGGCAAGGGCGCGATTATCCGTACCAAGGGCAACAACTATGGCCACGTTGTTCTGCGCGGTGGTGGCGGCAAGCCCAATTATGATTCGGTCAGCGTGGCACTGTGCGAGCAGGCACTGGATAAGGCCGGCCTGCGCAAATCTGTCATGGTCGACTGCAGCCACGCCAACTCCAGCAAGGATCCGGCTATCCAGCCGCTGGTCATGCAGGACGTTACCCATCAGATCCTGGAAGGCAACACCTGCATCCAGAGCCTGATGGTCGAGAGCAACATCAACTGGGGCAACCAGTCGATTCCCGAAAATCTGGCGGATCTGAAATACGGTGTCTCTGTCACCGACGCCTGCATTGACTGGCCGACCACCGAGAAAGCCATCCGTGATATGCGCGAGAAACTGAAGGACGTATTGCCGAAACGCAAAGTCGGCTGA